In Marmota flaviventris isolate mMarFla1 chromosome 15, mMarFla1.hap1, whole genome shotgun sequence, a single window of DNA contains:
- the Znf706 gene encoding zinc finger protein 706 — MARGQQKIQSQQKNAKKQAGQKKKQGHDQKAAAKAALIYTCTVCRTQMPDPKTFKQHFESKHPKTPLPPELADVQA, encoded by the exons ATGGCTCGTGGACAGCAGAAGATTCAGTCTCAgcaaaaaaatgccaaaaagcAGGCTggacaaaagaagaaacaaggacACGACCAAAAGGCTGCTGCCAAAGCTGCCTTAATATATACCTGCACTGTCTGTAGG acacAAATGCCAGACCCTAAGACCTTCAAGCAGCACTTTGAAAGCAAGCATCCTAAGACTCCACTTCCTCCAGAATTGGCCGATGTTCAGGCATAA